The Antennarius striatus isolate MH-2024 chromosome 23, ASM4005453v1, whole genome shotgun sequence genome has a segment encoding these proteins:
- the LOC137590967 gene encoding uncharacterized protein, translating into MDYWSITLFLTALAQLASAQTRQYFFVKELRNWTQAQSFCRRKYDDLATVTNTEEVAAIANLTRDLSIAWIGLHLDLINGWGWSLNNVTFYGPGEADFRNWFSSGQLESPEEPSCVGLFSDRKPKGTWLGSRCHILRPFVCYNGDIDGVASFVKVDSPLPWNNAQTFCRENHVDLASIRNRQENEIITNLSAGDTVWIGLHGGRVWSDGSSSPFRQWASGEPNSITYQCVAARESGLWSDEDCRILCPFICYAENIFEAASQNETSITLQWNTVNDNVSFILQFNGSEINITAPDGDGPVTHTVSNLTAGTKYTFILFSVFENVRSSGINITAVTAPINTDGFLSIGRDETSITLLWNTVNDNVDFILQFNGSEINITAPDGDGPVTHKVSNLTAGTKYTFILFSVFENVRSSGINITAVTARLPPAQTHQYFFVNEPRNWSQAQSFCRMKFSDLATITNTDEDAAIASLTTDLAFHFRGRYSESIASI; encoded by the exons ATGGATTACTGGTCAATCACCTTATTCCTTACTG CACTAGCCCAACTTGCTTCTGCCCAAACTCGCCAGTATTTCTTTGTGAAAGAACTACGAAACTGGACTCAGGCACAGAGCTTCTGCAGAAGGAAGTATGACGATCTGGCTACTGTAACCAACACAGAGGAAGTTGCTGCCATTGCCAACTTAACAAGAGATCTAA GCATAGCTTGGATAGGTCTCCATCTTGATTTGATAAATGGTTGGGGATGGTCTCTGAACAACGTCACCTTCTACGGTCCAGGAGAGGCAGACTTTAGAAACTGGTTCTCATCTGGACAGCTTGAGAGTCCTGAAGAACCGAGCTGTGTGGGGCTGTTCAGTGACAGAAAACCCAAAGGCACATGGCTTGGCTCTCGTTGTCACATCCTACGACCTTTTGTTTGCTACAATG GTGACATAGATGGGGTAGCATCCTTTGTAAAGGTGGATTCTCCTCTTCCCTGGAACAACGCTCAGACATTCTGTAGGGAGAATCATGTCGATCTAGCCAG TATTCGAAATCggcaagaaaatgaaatcatcaCCAACCTGTCAGCTGGAGATACTgtatggattggtctgcatggggGAAGAGTGTGGTCAGATGGAAGCAGCTCTCCATTTCGACAGTGGGCCAGTGGTGAACCAAACTCTATCACATATCAGTGTGTCGCTGCAAGAGAATCAGGATTGTGGTCAGACGAGGACTGCCGCATCCTTTGCCCCTTCATATGTTACGCAGAAA acatCTTTGAAGCAGCAAGTCAAAatgagaccagtatcactctgcagtggaatacAGTGAACGACAATGTTAGCTTTATTCTACAGTTTAATGGTTCAGAGATAAACATCACTGCACCTGATGGAGATGGACCAGTAACTCACACAGTGTCCAATCTCACTGCTGGAACTAAGTACACGTTCATCctgttctctgtgtttgagaatgtcagAAGCAGTGGAAttaacatcactgcagtcactg CTCCGATAAATACAGATGGATTCCTGTCAATAGGACgagatgagaccagtatcactctgcTGTGGAATACAGTGAACGACAATGTTGACTTTATTCTCCAGTTTAATGGTTCAGAGATAAACATCACTGCACCAGATGGAGATGGACCAGTAACTCACAAAGTGTCCAATCTCACTGCTGGAACTAAGTACACGTTCATCctgttctctgtgtttgagaatgtcagAAGCAGTGGAAttaacatcactgcagtcactg CCCGTCTTCCTCCTGCCCAAACTCACCAGTATTTCTTTGTAAATGAACCACGGAACTGGTCTCAGGCACAGAGCTTCTGCAGAATGAAGTTCAGTGATCTGGCCACCATAACCAacacagatgaagatgctgcCATTGCCAGTTTAACAACAGATCTag cttttcacttcaggggtcgctacagtgaatcaattgcctccatctaa